GGCGGCAGGATCCAAACGTCGCTCAGCTGATCCGTCGCCGTGTCTAGACTTATGTGCATCGCTTTGTGTTCGTGCGCGGTAAAAATCACCTGCGGCGACAATTCTTTGAGTACCTGCAACAGACAGCGGCGCAGAGTGAGTCGTCAAGCGCGTGTAGGTTTTCTTCTTCCGTGAAGATGATTCCTCATCTTTTTCAGGATCTGGCACTCGATTCCTCAATCGGCTTCGATACGGCCATTGATAACCAACGTCAAAGTCTTATATATTACGAAAGCACAAATGCCAGACAATACTAAGATGCAAAGTCGGAAATGCGTGTCTCTGAGTGTATGTAGCGTGTCACTGTGTGTGTGTCCGCAGTGTTGAACTTGAGTCCGTAGGTTTGTTAAAATCCGAAGGATTGTACGGATCAATCCTTCGGATTTTAACAAACCTACGGACTCAAGTTCAACACTgcggacacacacacactcccTGCGGGATTCGTAAGGCCTGACCGTACATTTTGCACAAAACTCCCGGGCGTAAACAGCAAGGGCATATGGCTAAGAATAACATTGGTCGTATTCCTTTCTGCGTAATCGTTAAGAAATGCATCCTTCGGTGCTTCCGGAATCGTGCGCGTCAATCTGTTTACCTGAAACGAATAATATTCGTGTATCTATCTCTTAATAATCGCGAAGATCGTACAGCTCGAGGATTTCTGTTTACTTTGAAGAAGGTGACGGTCTTGTACACCAACGTGTCTGGCTGAGTATATGCAAAATTGAATCTCTTGTGAATGTTGGCGGAAACCCGATCGTCCTCGCCGCCGATGTCATTGTCGCCCGGcaagtaaattttctaaaagGAAACAAAGATCGGCGATGAAACACGCTCTCTtcgagaaggaagaaaaaaagaataaagatattaCACGACCAAAGTAAAATACCATTATGTCATCTGGCATCGAAAATATTGAATCCAGTCTCCTCTTGTACCTATCGAAATCTTCTGCGTTAGCTACGTGACCCTCGTCCATGAGATCACCTAAGAAGGCAATGACGTGTGGCTGAGAAAACTTCATCGCCCTCgaaaaagttttctctaaGTACCTGGTGAAAGAGCACAACGCTATATGAGATCAAACTCAGGATTTATCTCGATCCGTGTGTAGGATTTGattacagtaaaattaatagatgtTCGCTGGACCTACCTATCGCTGTCCCATCTCGCTATCCACGAGCCAAAGTAATTCTCATATTTTTCCCCGAGTATTTGCGGGTCCGCGACAAGAAGAATCTTAACGCACTCGGAGCATTCGCGCATGGCCCACTTGAGCTTCTGTACTTCGTATACGAGAAAttcattgtaaaatattgtcgCGAGAATAATGACGCTAATGGATATTACTCGGTGCTTCAACCTGTAAATAGTGTAAATTGTTAATCATCTACAATTCTACTTTTCCACAATATGTCGCATTGAAAAGTAACTCATAACAAGCGACACGagtcgacacaagtgtcgttctgtttttattatttattggcaaaaaaaagagagacagaacGACGTGTGTGGGTCGACTCGCGTCGCTTGTTGGAAAACGAAGCGTTACGTTGCGTGAATTACCTGTTTCGTCGTAACATCTCTGTGATTTATAGCATTATACAACGCTGGGTAAAAAAGCTCAATGACGCAGACCTGAGTTCGTTCATCGATATCATTAAGTTTCAATAGCAATCGAATCGGTTGGCACAACGTGACTCTTTTAATTCCTTTTAATACGTTTGGGACAGGATTATTTCCATCTCGCCGTGTCTCCAACTGACTGCTCCAGTTTGGCACAACGTGATAATATTACGAGAGGTTATGTGGTCGTGTATAACACGAGGCGAGCATAATTTTCTACTCCACTATCTTATCGCTATTGATCCCTGAAACCCTCGGACACACGGACCCGCGTTCTTTATGCTGTTGAAGGTAATTATTGAAACGTGCGACG
The nucleotide sequence above comes from Temnothorax longispinosus isolate EJ_2023e chromosome 4, Tlon_JGU_v1, whole genome shotgun sequence. Encoded proteins:
- the Mppe gene encoding uncharacterized protein Mppe, translating into MLRRNRLKHRVISISVIILATIFYNEFLVYEVQKLKWAMRECSECVKILLVADPQILGEKYENYFGSWIARWDSDRYLEKTFSRAMKFSQPHVIAFLGDLMDEGHVANAEDFDRYKRRLDSIFSMPDDIMKIYLPGDNDIGGEDDRVSANIHKRFNFAYTQPDTLVYKTVTFFKVNRLTRTIPEAPKDAFLNDYAERNTTNVILSHMPLLFTPGSFVQNVLKELSPQVIFTAHEHKAMHISLDTATDQLSDVWILPPYETPLYQLRMDVGDIHEVQIPTCSYRMGTPHMGYGLAYINTQEKTVEFTILWLPGRFPQLRAYVFIGILVIVLAICCFLSGCCVKSYATYNRIPSV